The Actinomyces faecalis genome includes the window AAGGCGCCGACCGCCTCATGGGCCTCCTCCCAGGCGGCGGTCGCCTCGTCCGCGATCTGGTAGGTCGAGCGGCCCGCGGCGCCGTTGGACATCCGCAGGAACTCGGCCTCTCGCTCGATGACGCATGCCGGCTTCTGGCTGGTGGCTGCCCAGTCCAGGTAGGCCAGCGGCTCGCCTGAGCGCGCGGGGCGCGCCAGGTACGGGAAGTCCGCACGGACGGCGGCGAGCTCGTCAGCGGTCAGCGGCTGCGCCGTCGTCGCCTCTGCGGCAGTCGGCTGGGCGGTTGCAGGGTCAGTCATCAAGGAGCCTCACTTGAGGAAGCGGTCGTAGCCCTCGTTCTCCAGGCGCTCGGCCAGGTCCGGGCCGCCCTCCTCGGCCACGTGCCCGTCGACGAAGACGTGGACGTGGCTGGGCTTGATGTAGCGCAGGATCCGCGTGTAGTGCGTGATGAGGAGGAAGCCGGCGTCGGAGGTCTCGTGCAGGCGGTTGACGCCCTCGGAGACGATGCGCAGCGCGTCCACGTCCAGGCCGGAGTCGGTCTCGTCCAGGACGGCGAACCGGGGCTTGAGGAGCTCCATCTGGAGGATCTCGAAGCGCTTCTTCTCACCACCGGAGAAGCCGGCGTTGACGTCACGCTCGTTGAAGGCGGGGTCCATACGCAGCTTCTCCATCGCGCCGGAGACCTCGCTGACCCACTGGCGGACCTTGGGGGCCTGGCCGTCGATGGCGGTCTTGGCGGTGCGCAGGAAGTTGGCCACCGACACGCCGGGGACCTCGACCGGGTACTGCATGGCCAGGAACAGGCCGGCGCGGGCGCGCTCGTCCACGCTCATGTCCAGCAGGTTGACGCCGTCGAGCAGGACCTCACCGTCAGTGACCTCGTAGTCGGGGTGACCGGCGATGGAGTAGGCCAGGGTGGACTTTCCCGAGCCGTTGGGGCCCATGATGGCGTGGACCTCACCGGAGTCGACCGTGAGGTCGACGCCCTTGAGGATCGGCTTGGGGCCGTCGTTGGTGGCGACCTGGACGTGGAGGTTCTTGATCTGCAGGGTGCTCATGCTCGTGTGCTCTTCTGTTGCGGGTACGGGGTGGTCAGGTGCGGCTCAGGCCGTGGGAGCCTGCTCGCGGGCGGCGATGACGCCGGTGAGCTCCAGCTCCTTCTCGATGGCGCCCATGAGGGTCTCCTCGACCTCAGGCACGCCGATCTCGGCGACGATCTCGTTGAAGAAACCGAGTACCACCAGGCGCCGGGCCTCAGACTCGGGGATGCCGCGGGCACGCAGGTAGAACAGCTGGTGGTCGTCGAAGCGCCCGGTGGCCGAGGCGTGGCCGGCGCCCTCGATGTTGCCGTTCTCGATCTCCAGGTTGGGGATCGAGTCGGCCTTGGCGCCCTCGGTGAGCACCAGGTTGCGGTTGAGCTCGTAGGTGTCCGTGCCGCGGGCGGCAGCACCGATGAGGCAGTCCCCCACCCACACGGCGTGGGCGCCCTCGCCCTGCAGCGCACCCTTGTAGGTCACGCGGGAGTAGCAGTGCGGCTCGGTGTGGGCCACGTAGGGGCGGTGCTCCTGGTGCTGGCCGGCGTCGGTGAAGTAGACGCCGTAGGCCTCGGTACGCCCGCCCTCGCCGGAGAAGCCGAGGTCGGAGGAGACGCGCACGTCTCCTCCCAGGCTCACGACCACGTGCTTGAGGGTGCCACGCCCCTCCACGCGCACGCGGTGGTTGGAGGCGTGGACGGCGTCGTCGTCCCAGCCCTGGATCGTCACCAGGGTCAGCTCGGCCTCAGGGGCGACCACGACCTCCACGCCCTGGGTGTAGGCGGCGGTACCGGTGTGGTCGAGGACGACCGTGCCACGGCTGCCCTTCTCAGCGGTGATGAGCAGGTGGCCGGCGGCGGGGCGGGCGAAGCCCTCCTCGCCAGGCACCTCGTGCCCCGTCACGCTCACGCGCGCTGCGCGACCGAGCCGGGCGCCTGCCTGGAGGGTGACGGCGGTGGCGGTCTCGAACGCTGCCCAGGCGACGACGCCGGTGCGGTCCACCGGGGCGCCGACGGTTCCCAACCGCTCGTCGGTGCGCTCCAGGCTCTCCACGAGCACACCCTCGGGGGCGTCGACGGCGACGCTCACTGAGTCCGTCGCGGTTCCGGCGCGCACGGCCGCCAGGTCGAACAGCGGGCGGAAACGCTTCATGGGCGTGAAGCGCCACTCCTCCTCGCGCCCACGCGGCACCGGGATGTCGGCAGGGTCGAAGGAGGTAGGACGGTCCGCGCGCGAGGCGACGTACCGTCCCTGGGGCGCCGCGGCGCGCCCGTGGGAGTGGGCGCCGTCCAGGCTCGCCTGGGAGTGGTCAGTGGACAGGTCGGGCATTGGGTGCTCCTGTGCCGGTCTTCCGGCAGATCGAGTGGAATATGGTGTGCGTGAGGCGGGCTGCGCCGTCGGCCTCAGCCGACGGAGTTCTCCATCTGCAGCTCGATGAGGCGGTTGAGCTCCAGGGCGTACTCCATCGGCAGCTCGCGGGCGATGGGCTCGACGAAGCCTCGCACGATGGTGGCCATCGCCTCGGTCTCGGTCAGGCCGCGCTGCATGAGGTAGAAGAGCTGGTCCGCGCTCACCTTGGACACGGTGGCCTCGTGACCCATCTCGACGTCGTCGGTCCGTACGTCCACGTACGGGTAGGTGTCCGAGCGTGAGATCTCGTCGACCAGGAGCGCGTCGCACAGCACGTTGGACTTGGAGTGCCGTGCGTTCTTCATGACCTGGACCAGGCCGCGGTAGCCCGAGCGGCCTCCGTGGCGGGCCACGGACTTGGAGACGATGTGGCTGGAGGTGTGGGGCGCCATGTGCACCATCTTGGCGCCGGTGTCCTGGTGCTGGCCCTCGCCGGCGAAGGCGATGGACAGGGCCTCACCGCGGGCGTGCGGGCCCATGAGGTAGACGGCCGGGTACTTCATGTTGCGCTTGGAGCCGATGTTGCCGTCGACCCACTCCATGGTGGCGCCCTCGGCGCAGGTGGCGCGCTGGGTCACCAGGTTCCACACGTTGTTGGACCAGTTCTGGATGGTCGTGTAGCGAACGCGGGCGTTCTTCTTGACCACGATCTCCACGATCGCCGAGTGCAGGGAGTCGGTGGAGTAGATCGGTGCCGTGCAGCCCTCGACGTAGTGGACGTAGGAGTCCTCGTCGGCGATGATCAGCGTGCGCTCGAACTGGCCCATGTTCTCGGTGTTGATCCGGAAGTAGGCCTGCAGCGGGATCTCGACGTGGACGCCCTTGGGCACGTAGATGAAGGAGCCGCCGGACCACACCGCGGTGTTGAGAGCGGCGAACTTGTTGTCGCCGGCCGGCACCACCGAGCCGAAGTACTCCTGGACGAGCTCGGGGTACTCGCGCACCGCCGTGTCGGTGTCGACGAAGATGACGCCCTGCTTCTCCAGGTCCTCGCGGATCTGGTGGTAGACGACCTCTGACTCGTACTGGGCGGCTACACCAGCCACCAGACGCTCACGCTCGGCCTCGGGGATGCCGATGCGGTCGTAGGTGGTACGGATGTCCTCGGGCAGGTCGTCCCAGGAGCTGGCCGGCTTGTCGGTGGAGCGCACGTAGTACTTCACCGAGTCCATGTCCAGCTCGGACAGGTCCACGCCCCAGGTCGGCATGGGCTTGCGCTCGAAGATCTCGTAGGCCTTGAGCCGCTTGGCCAGCATCCACTCGGGCTCGCCCTTGATGGCGGAGATCTCCCGAACAACCTGCTCGTCAAGGCCGCGTTTGGCGTTGGCACCGGCCTCGTCGGAGTCGTGCCAGCCGAAGTCGTACTGCGTCGAGATCGAGTCGATGATCTCGTCGTCGGAGACGCGAGGCTTGTCGGTCGTCGGTGATGTCATCGGGTTCCTTCCGTTCGCTTGGCCCGGGGGCCTCGCGTGTCTGCTGCTGCTCGTGCCGCGCGCTTGCGCAGGACGGGCATCGCGATGGGGACGTGCGTGGTGCACACGTGGTCGCCGCCGGCGAGGGTAGCCAGACGCTGCACCGGTACTCCAATCAGGCGGGCGATGGCCTGGGTCTCGGCCTCGCACAACTCGCCGAACTGTCCGGCGACCTCGCGCACCGGGCAGTGGCCCTGGCACAGCTGGACGGCGAAGGAGCCGTCTCCCACGTCGCGGACGGTGGCGGCGTAGCCGTCCAGGGTCAGGGCGTCAGCCAGGGCGCGCGCACGGTCTGAGGGGTCCTTGCCCGCTGCCTCGACCACGGGCATGTAGCGGCGTTCGAGGTCGCGTCCGCGCACGGCCGCGAAGGAGTCGATCGCCTTGTCCCCGGCGACCTGCTGGAGGTAGGTCAGGGCACGTGTGGCGATATCTGAGTAGCCCTCGGCAAAGCTGGTCCTGGCCTTCGGGGTCGCCACGTAGTGGCGGGCAGGACGACCACGGCCACGCTTGCCGGAGGCCGCGGCGGCGTGGACCTGGATCTCGCCGGTCTCCTCCAGGGCGGTGAGGTGGCGGCGTACGGC containing:
- a CDS encoding helix-turn-helix transcriptional regulator, whose translation is MNTVDDDSTRARVLDLIVEKGPVSAAHLARLLDLTPAAVRRHLTALEETGEIQVHAAAASGKRGRGRPARHYVATPKARTSFAEGYSDIATRALTYLQQVAGDKAIDSFAAVRGRDLERRYMPVVEAAGKDPSDRARALADALTLDGYAATVRDVGDGSFAVQLCQGHCPVREVAGQFGELCEAETQAIARLIGVPVQRLATLAGGDHVCTTHVPIAMPVLRKRAARAAADTRGPRAKRTEGTR
- the sufB gene encoding Fe-S cluster assembly protein SufB; translated protein: MTSPTTDKPRVSDDEIIDSISTQYDFGWHDSDEAGANAKRGLDEQVVREISAIKGEPEWMLAKRLKAYEIFERKPMPTWGVDLSELDMDSVKYYVRSTDKPASSWDDLPEDIRTTYDRIGIPEAERERLVAGVAAQYESEVVYHQIREDLEKQGVIFVDTDTAVREYPELVQEYFGSVVPAGDNKFAALNTAVWSGGSFIYVPKGVHVEIPLQAYFRINTENMGQFERTLIIADEDSYVHYVEGCTAPIYSTDSLHSAIVEIVVKKNARVRYTTIQNWSNNVWNLVTQRATCAEGATMEWVDGNIGSKRNMKYPAVYLMGPHARGEALSIAFAGEGQHQDTGAKMVHMAPHTSSHIVSKSVARHGGRSGYRGLVQVMKNARHSKSNVLCDALLVDEISRSDTYPYVDVRTDDVEMGHEATVSKVSADQLFYLMQRGLTETEAMATIVRGFVEPIARELPMEYALELNRLIELQMENSVG
- the sufD gene encoding Fe-S cluster assembly protein SufD, whose protein sequence is MPDLSTDHSQASLDGAHSHGRAAAPQGRYVASRADRPTSFDPADIPVPRGREEEWRFTPMKRFRPLFDLAAVRAGTATDSVSVAVDAPEGVLVESLERTDERLGTVGAPVDRTGVVAWAAFETATAVTLQAGARLGRAARVSVTGHEVPGEEGFARPAAGHLLITAEKGSRGTVVLDHTGTAAYTQGVEVVVAPEAELTLVTIQGWDDDAVHASNHRVRVEGRGTLKHVVVSLGGDVRVSSDLGFSGEGGRTEAYGVYFTDAGQHQEHRPYVAHTEPHCYSRVTYKGALQGEGAHAVWVGDCLIGAAARGTDTYELNRNLVLTEGAKADSIPNLEIENGNIEGAGHASATGRFDDHQLFYLRARGIPESEARRLVVLGFFNEIVAEIGVPEVEETLMGAIEKELELTGVIAAREQAPTA
- the sufC gene encoding Fe-S cluster assembly ATPase SufC, yielding MSTLQIKNLHVQVATNDGPKPILKGVDLTVDSGEVHAIMGPNGSGKSTLAYSIAGHPDYEVTDGEVLLDGVNLLDMSVDERARAGLFLAMQYPVEVPGVSVANFLRTAKTAIDGQAPKVRQWVSEVSGAMEKLRMDPAFNERDVNAGFSGGEKKRFEILQMELLKPRFAVLDETDSGLDVDALRIVSEGVNRLHETSDAGFLLITHYTRILRYIKPSHVHVFVDGHVAEEGGPDLAERLENEGYDRFLK